From a single Lolium rigidum isolate FL_2022 chromosome 7, APGP_CSIRO_Lrig_0.1, whole genome shotgun sequence genomic region:
- the LOC124674218 gene encoding malate dehydrogenase-like isoform X1 — protein sequence MALDPVKVLVTGAAGQIGYAIVGMIARGLMLGPDQPVVLHMLDLPRAADALNGVRMELIDAALPLLRGVVATSDEAEAFKGVNVAILIGGWPRKEGMKRKDLIIKNVPIYKSQASALQQHAAPNCKVLVVANPANTNALVLKEFAGGIPAKNITCLTLLDHNRALGQVAEKLDVPVGDVKNAIIWGNHSSTQFPDASHATVRTELGERLVKELVADEKWLREEFVSTVQQRGAAVIKARKLSSSLSAASAACDHIRDWILGTPKGTWVSMGVCSDGSYGIPEGTFFSFPVTCDKGEWSIVQGLQIDDFARSKMEASASELKEEKAVAINIL from the exons ATGGCATTGGACC CCGTCAAAGTTCTTGTCACGGGAGCCGCAG GGCAGATCGGGTATGCCATCGTCGGGATGATCGCGAGGGGCCTGATGCTAGGACCCGACCAGCCGGTGGTCCTCCACATGCTCGACCTCCCGCGCGCCGCCGACGCCCTCAACGGCGTCAGGATGGAGCTGATCGACGCTGCGCTGCCGCTGCTCAGAG GCGTGGTGGCGACGAGCGATGAGGCCGAGGCGTTCAAGGGCGTCAACGTGGCCATCTTGATCGGCGGATGGCCGAGGAAAGAAGGGATGAAGAGGAAAGATCTGATCATCAAGAACGTCCCCATCTACAAGTCCCAGGCCTCCGCTCTTCAGCAGCACGCTGCCCCGAACTGCAAG GTCCTGGTGGTGGCTAACCCTGCGAACACAAACGCGCTGGTCCTCAAGGAGTTCGCCGGCGGGATCCCCGCCAAGAACATCACCTGCCTCACGCTGCTCGACCACAACCGCGCCCTGGGCCAGGTTGCCGAGAAGCTGGACGTGCCCGTCGGCGACGTCAAGAACGCCATCATATGGGGGAACCACTCCTCGACCCAGTTCCCCGACGCCAGCCACGCCACCGTCAGGACCGAGCTCGGCGAGAGACTGGTGAaggagctcgtcgccgacgaGAAATG GCTGAGGGAGGAGTTCGTCAGCACCGTCCAGCAACGCGGCGCAGCGGTGATCAAGGCGCGTAAGCTGTCGAGCTCGCTGTCCGCtgccagcgccgcctgcgaccacATCAGAGACTGGATCCTTGGCACCCCAAAG GGTACTTGGGTCTCCATGGGCGTCTGCTCCGACGGAAGCTACGGCATCCCCGAGGGCACCTTCTTTTCGTTCCCTGTGACTTGTGACAAAGGGGAGTGGTCAATCGTGCAGG GTCTTCAGATTGACGACTTTGCACGCTCCAAGATGGAGGCCTCGGCAAGCGAGCTCAAGGAAGAGAAGGCCGTAGCCATAAATATTCTCTGA
- the LOC124678794 gene encoding probable aquaporin TIP2-1 — MVKLATGSFGDSFSATSIRSYVAEFIATLLFVFAGVGSAISYGKLTDGGALDPAGLVAIAIAHAFALFVGVAMAANISGGHLNPAVTFGLAVGGHITILTGLFYWVAQLLGASVACLLLQFVTHGEPIPTHAVGGISEIEGVVMEIVITFALVYTVYATAADPKKGSLGTIAPIAIGFIVGANILAAGPFSGGSMNPARSFGPAAVAGNFSGHWVYWVGPLIGGGLAGLVYGDVFIASYQPVGHQEYV; from the exons ATGGTGAAGCTGGCAACTGGAAGCTTCGGCGACTCGTTCAGCGCCACGTCCATCAGATCCTATGTCGCCGAGTTCATCGCCACCCTCCTCTTCGTGTTCGCCGGCGTCGGGTCCGCCATTTCCTACG GGAAACTGACGGACGGTGGCGCGCTGGACCCTGCTGGCCTGGTGGCGATCGCGATCGCCCATGCGTTCGCCCTCTTCGTTGGTGTGGCCATGGCCGCCAACATCTCCGGCGGCCACCTGAACCCCGCCGTCACGTTCGGCCTCGCGGTCGGCGGCCACATCACCATCCTCACCGGGCTCTTCTACTGGGTCGCCCAGCTGCTCGGCGCCTCCGTGGCATGCCTGCTCCTGCAGTTTGTCACTCACGGCGAG CCTATCCCGACACACGCCGTCGGCGGGATCAGCGAGATCGAGGGCGTCGTGATGGAGATCGTGATCACCTTCGCGCTCGTGTACACGGTGTACGCCACGGCGGCCGACCCCAAGAAGGGCTCCCTCGGCACCATAGCGCCCATCGccatcggcttcatcgtcggCGCCAACATCCTGGCCGCGGGCCCATTCAGCGGCGGCTCCATGAACCCGGCACGCTCCTTCGGTCCCGCCGCCGTAGCCGGCAACTTCTCCGGCCACTGGGTGTACTGGGTCGGGCCACTCATCGGAGGCGGCCTCGCCGGGCTTGTCTACGGCGACGTGTTCATCGCCTCCTACCAGCCGGTCGGCCACCAGGAGTACGTCTGA
- the LOC124674218 gene encoding malate dehydrogenase-like isoform X2, which yields MIARGLMLGPDQPVVLHMLDLPRAADALNGVRMELIDAALPLLRGVVATSDEAEAFKGVNVAILIGGWPRKEGMKRKDLIIKNVPIYKSQASALQQHAAPNCKVLVVANPANTNALVLKEFAGGIPAKNITCLTLLDHNRALGQVAEKLDVPVGDVKNAIIWGNHSSTQFPDASHATVRTELGERLVKELVADEKWLREEFVSTVQQRGAAVIKARKLSSSLSAASAACDHIRDWILGTPKGTWVSMGVCSDGSYGIPEGTFFSFPVTCDKGEWSIVQGLQIDDFARSKMEASASELKEEKAVAINIL from the exons ATGATCGCGAGGGGCCTGATGCTAGGACCCGACCAGCCGGTGGTCCTCCACATGCTCGACCTCCCGCGCGCCGCCGACGCCCTCAACGGCGTCAGGATGGAGCTGATCGACGCTGCGCTGCCGCTGCTCAGAG GCGTGGTGGCGACGAGCGATGAGGCCGAGGCGTTCAAGGGCGTCAACGTGGCCATCTTGATCGGCGGATGGCCGAGGAAAGAAGGGATGAAGAGGAAAGATCTGATCATCAAGAACGTCCCCATCTACAAGTCCCAGGCCTCCGCTCTTCAGCAGCACGCTGCCCCGAACTGCAAG GTCCTGGTGGTGGCTAACCCTGCGAACACAAACGCGCTGGTCCTCAAGGAGTTCGCCGGCGGGATCCCCGCCAAGAACATCACCTGCCTCACGCTGCTCGACCACAACCGCGCCCTGGGCCAGGTTGCCGAGAAGCTGGACGTGCCCGTCGGCGACGTCAAGAACGCCATCATATGGGGGAACCACTCCTCGACCCAGTTCCCCGACGCCAGCCACGCCACCGTCAGGACCGAGCTCGGCGAGAGACTGGTGAaggagctcgtcgccgacgaGAAATG GCTGAGGGAGGAGTTCGTCAGCACCGTCCAGCAACGCGGCGCAGCGGTGATCAAGGCGCGTAAGCTGTCGAGCTCGCTGTCCGCtgccagcgccgcctgcgaccacATCAGAGACTGGATCCTTGGCACCCCAAAG GGTACTTGGGTCTCCATGGGCGTCTGCTCCGACGGAAGCTACGGCATCCCCGAGGGCACCTTCTTTTCGTTCCCTGTGACTTGTGACAAAGGGGAGTGGTCAATCGTGCAGG GTCTTCAGATTGACGACTTTGCACGCTCCAAGATGGAGGCCTCGGCAAGCGAGCTCAAGGAAGAGAAGGCCGTAGCCATAAATATTCTCTGA
- the LOC124675117 gene encoding O-fucosyltransferase 29-like — translation MGRKPDPAKPHSGVGSASPKAARRAPPSPLFLGTALFVLGFVSLFTGHIVTDADWSRIRSRWRSNQVRNNGPIDIWKSRYSNLYYGCSGRSPELRAAVPENSSTGYLLIGTSGGLNQQRIGIIDAVVVARILNATLVVPELDHHSFWKDDSDFSDIFDADWFISYLSKDVTVVKRIPYEVMTSMDKLPWTMRAPRKSMPEFYVDEVLPILMRRRALQLTKFDYRLTGELDEELQKLRCRVNFHALRFTRSIQSLGRKLVRRLRTMSSRYVAIHLRFEPDMLAFSGCYYGGGEKERKELAEIRKRWDTLPDLSAEDERTRGKCPLTPHEIGLMLRALGFGNETYLYVASGEIYGGEETLRPLRELFPNFYTKEMLGGDDLKPFLPFSSRLAAVDFIVCDESDVFVTNNNGNMAKVLAGRRRYMGHKRTIRPNTKKLNVLFQARNQMGWDIFSRKVKKIQRGLMGEPDDARHGRDDFHEMPSSCICQRIPANRSVTVQTDKLAAQVS, via the exons ATGGGGAGGAAGCCTGATCCGGCGAAGCCACACTCCGGTGTGGGCTCCGCCTCGCCGAAGGCGGCGAGGAGGGCGCCGCCTTCACCATTATTCCTCGGCACGGCTCTGTTCGTTCTAGGCTTCGTATCGCTCTTCACCGGGCACATCGTCACCGACGCCGACTGGTCGCGGATCCGGAGCCGGTGGCGGTCCAATCAG GTTAGAAATAATGGACCCATTGATATTTGGAAATCAAGGTATTCCAACCTGTATTACGGATGCAGTGGGAGGAGCCCAGAGTTGAGAG CTGCTGTGCCGGAGAACAGTTCTACCGGTTACTTGCTCATTGGAACTAGCGGGGGGCTGAACCAACAGCGCATAGGG ATAATagatgctgttgttgttgctcggATTTTGAATGCCACACTTGTTGTACCCGAGTTAGACCACCACTCATTCTGGAAGGATGACAG TGACTTCTCCGACATTTTTGATGCTGACTGGTTCATTTCATACCTATCAAAGGATGTAACTGTTGTTAAAAGGATCCCTTATGAAGTGATGACATCAATGGATAAACTCCCATGGACTATGCGGGCACCTAGAAAGTCCATGCCTGAGTTCTACGTTGATGAAGTCTTGCCTATTCTGATGCGAAGGCGA GCTTTGCAACTAACTAAGTTTGATTATCGTCTCACCGGTGAGCTTGATGAAGAATTGCAGAAGTTACGGTGTCGAGTAAACTTTCATGCGTTAAGATTTACACGATCCATACAAAGTCTGGGTAGAAAGTTGGTGCGGAGGCTGAGAACCATGAGCTCGCGATATGTTGCCATTCACTTGAG GTTTGAACCTGACATGCTTGCATTTTCTGGCTGCTACTACGGTGGcggtgaaaaagaaagaaaggaactTGCTGAAATCAGGAAACGATGGGATACATTACCT GACTTGAGTGCTGAGGATGAGCGCACTAGGGGAAAATGTCCATTAACTCCCCACGAAATTGGTTTAATGCTGCGAGCTCTTGGTTTTGGCAATGAAACTTACCTGTATGTTGCTTCTGGAGAAATATATGGTGGAGAAGAAACTCTCCGACCTCTGCGGGAACTCTTTCCAAACTTCTACACCAAGGAGATGCTTGGTGGGGATGATTTGAAACCATTCCTTCCATTTTCTTCACGATTGGCTGCTGTTGACTTCATTGTCTGTGATGAGAGTGAtgtttttgttacaaataataacGGAAACATGGCCAAGGTATTAGCTGGCCGCAG GCGATACATGGGCCACAAGAGAACTATTCGCCCAAACACGAAAAAGCTCAACGTATTATTTCAGGCACGGAATCAAATGGGTTGGGATATATTTTCGCGGAAGGTAAAGAAAATCCAGAGGGGCCTTATGGGGGAACCCGATGATGCCAGACATGGACGAGATGATTTCCATGAAATGCCATCATCCTGTATCTGTCAAAGAATACCAGCGAACAGATCAGTAACGGTACAAACTGATAAGTTGGCAGCCCAAGTGAGCTAG
- the LOC124671637 gene encoding squamosa promoter-binding-like protein 7: MEGDGSAGPRPNWDLGMQWAPAISAYPHHFLPPPAGAGASLQRQRELTSLELGKRPCCLADGGGQAAHQQADGSGGGGRSSAEGRRKEKAAAATAAVPRCQVQGCHLALAGAKEYHRRHKVCEAHSKAPRVVVHGAEQRFCQQCSRFHAMSEFDDAKRSCRRRLAGHNERRRKSNASEAMARGSISHAHGVASLVQGFAPYGALTTSPAGALSLLSSTRAAPWLIPTSPGDVFSAHSSSAALDELIAENRAALLACHFFPERSGAARPAVPAAEMTPGGWHQAAHQQVHGVAGNGAVRRDYGGPPPPPAGHVTLDLMQAPATAGARFRSMAPDRPTEDGDAGRGSGVWTPLQGAHVV, encoded by the exons ATGGAAGGAGACGGCAGCGCTGGGCCGAGACCTAATTGGGATCTGGGGATGCAGTGGGCTCCCGCCATATCGGCTTACCCGCACCACTTCCTGCCGCCACCAGCTGGGGCCGGAGCTAGCCTGCAGAGGCAGCGGGAGCTGACTAGCCTCGAGCTGGGCAAGCGCCCGTGCTGCCTGGCCGACGGAGGCGGACAGGCTGCTCATCAGCAGGCGGACGGGAGCGGCGGCGGGGGGCGTTCTTCGGCCGAGGGCAGGAggaaggagaaggcggcggcggccacggcggccgtgccgaggtGCCAGGTGCAGGGCTGCCACCTGGCGCTGGCGGGGGCCAAAGAGTACCACCGCCGCCACAAGGTCTGCGAGGCGCACTCCAAGGCGCCCCGCGTCGTCGTGCACGGCGCCGAGCAGCGATTCTGCCAGCAGTGCAGCCG GTTCCACGCCATGTCGGAGTTCGACGACGCCAAGCGGAGCTGCCGCCGGCGCCTCGCAGGCCACAACGAGCGGCGGCGGAAGAGCAACGCAAGCGAGGCCATGGCCAGGGGCTCAATCTCGCACGCACACG GAGTAGCGTCGTTGGTGCAGGGTTTCGCGCCGTACGGCGCGCTGACGACGTCCCCGGCTGGTGCTCTCTCTCTTCTGTCATCGACCAGAGCCGCCCCCTGGCTGATCCCGACGAGCCCCGGCGACGTGTTCTCCGCCCACTCCAGCAGCGCCGCGCTGGACGAGCTCATCGCCGAGAACCGCGCGGCCCTCCTGGCGTGCCACTTCTTCCCCGAGCGCTCGGGTGCCGCCCGGCCCGCGGTCCCGGCGGCAGAGATGACGCCCGGCGGCTGGCACCAAGCGGCGCACCAGCAGGTGCACGGGGTGGCGGGCAACGGCGCCGTCCGCCGCGACTACGgaggacctcctcctcctccggcgggaCACGTGACGCTCGACCTCATGCAGGCGCCGGCCACGGCGGGCGCGCGGTTCCGGTCCATGGCGCCGGACAGGCCCACCGAGGACGGCGATGCCGGCCGTGGGTCGGGCGTTTGGACGCCCCTGCAGGGCGCCCACGTAGTCTGA